A genomic segment from Glycine soja cultivar W05 chromosome 20, ASM419377v2, whole genome shotgun sequence encodes:
- the LOC114403887 gene encoding high mobility group B protein 15-like, giving the protein MASTSCVGNTSLSMKDSASSYSAYPLPLAKYEEVVDNPQLFMFTLEKLHAAMGTKFMIPIVGGRELDLHRLFVEVSSRGGIAKIIRERKWKDVTSVFNFPSTATNASFVLRKYYVSLLYHYEQIYFFKAREWDPIAPDVSQNQSTLPVPPPKMQFQQPLSETQPAVFQLSNVNAAKLPEAMAASSAGSPVIGVIDGKFESGYLVTVTIGSEKLKGVLYQAPQNPVLTASHHSASANNNNASASLGVHRRRRRKKSEIKRRDPAHPKPNRSGYNFFFAEQHARLKLLHHGKDREISRMIGELWNKLKESEKTVYQEKAMKDKERYRVEMEDYREKLKMGPVISDAVPLQQRLPEPDTDMLDEAEGDSPQTPEESSSGGSDYEDYNKTAERGFDMDALPVIGMGAETSYLGSEEKLSKGGL; this is encoded by the exons ATGGCGTCAACATCTTGCGTTGGTAACACTTCATTATCTATGAAAGATTCAGCTTCGAGCTATTCTGCATATCCTCTTCCTCTAGCAAAATATGAGGAGGTTGTGGACAATCCCCAGCTCTTCATGTTTACCTTGGAGAAACTTCACGCTGCTATGGGTACCAAGTTCAT GATTCCCATTGTTGGAGGAAGAGAACTAGATTTGCATCGCCTCTTTGTTGAAGTGAGTTCTCGAGGAGGGATTGCGAAG ATAATTAGAGAAAGGAAATGGAAAGACGTAACTTCAGTCTTTAATTTTCCATCAACAGCTACAAATGCTTCTTTTGTGTTGCGGAAGTACTATGTTTCATTGCTCTACCATTATGAACAAATCTACTTCTTTAAAGCTCGTGAATGGGATCCTATTGCTCCTG ATGTTTCGCAGAACCAATCGACCCTGCCAGTTCCTCCTCCAAAAATGCAGTTTCAGCAGCCTTTGTCAGAAACTCAACCAGCTGTCTTTCAACTGTCAAATGTTAATGCTGCTAAATTGCCTGAAG CAATGGCAGCATCTTCGGCAGGTTCTCCAGTCATTGGGGTCATTGATGGGAAATTTGAAAGTGGGTATCTAGTTACTGTCACAATTGGTTCGGAAAAACTCAAAGGTGTGCTTTATCAAGCTCCACAAAACCCTGTATTGACAGCATCCCATCATAGTGCCTCAGCTAATAACAACAATGCTTCTGCTTCATTGGGTGTCCATCGTCGACGACGCAGGAAGAAATCAGAAATAAAAAGGAGAGATCCTGCTCATCCAAAACCTAACAGAAGTGGGTACAATTTCTTCTTTGCTGAGCAGCATGCAAGACTAAAGCTACTTCACCATGGAAAGGACAGAGAGATTAGTAGGATGATTGGTGAACTCTGGAACAAGTTAAAAGAATCAGAAAAGACG GTTTATCAAGAGAAGGCCATGAAGGATAAAGAGAGGTACAGAGTAGAAATGGAGGATTATCGGGAGAAACTGAAGATGGGCCCAGTTATCAGTGATGCTGTGCCGCTTCAACAACGACTTCCTGAACCAGATACTGACATGTTGGATGAAGCTGAGGGAGATTCTCCTCAAACTCCAGAGGAGAGCAGCTCTGGTGGAAGTGATTATGAAGATTATAATAAAACTGCAGAGAGAGGTTTTGATATGGATGCATTGCCTGTTATAGGAATGGGCGCAGAAACAAGTTATTTGGGTTCAGAAGAGAAGTTATCTAAGGGGGGGTTATGA
- the LOC114402996 gene encoding casein kinase 1-like protein HD16, protein MPELRRGVRRGRGRGQKASEPARKELKARAAPRGRPRTRLAAKELERQEPLIPIPIPEPLIPIPEPAKEEKKKVGVGVNMGDESGGLSGNKPEEDATTPPFPDRVQVGGSPMYKVERKLGKGGFGQVFVGRRERATGAGAVEVALKFEHRNSKGCNYGPPYEWQVYNTLGGSYGIPKVHYKGRQGEYYVMVMDILGPSLWDLWNSSSQMMSSEMVSCIAVESLSILEKMHSKGYVHGDVKPENFLLGQPATVQEKKLFLVDLGLATKWRDTSSGQHVDYDQRPDMFRGTVRYASVHAHLGRTASRRDDLESLAYTLVFLHKGRLPWQGYQGDSKSFLVCKKKMGTSPETLCCLCPPPFRHFLETVVNMKFDEEPNYSKLISLFDGAIGPNPALRPINTEGAQKVGQKRGRLNVEDDDSQPRKKVRLGIPATQWISIYNARLPMKQRYHYNVSDARLEQHVERGVADGLLISCVSSCCNLWALIMDAGTGFTAQVYKLSTFFLHKEWIMEQWDKNFYITSIAGSNNGSSLVVMSKGTQYTQQSYKVSESFPFKWINKKWREGFHVTSMATAGSRWGVVMSRNAGFSKQVVELDFLYPSEGIHKRWDKGYRITATAATLDQSALILSIPRRKLSDETQETLRTSQFPGTHVKEKWSKNLYLACLCYGRTVC, encoded by the exons ATGCCAGAGCTTCGTAGAGGAGTGCGACGTGGGCGTGGCCGTGGCCAGAAAGCATCGGAACCGGCAAGGAAGGAGTTGAAGGCTCGTGCGGCGCCGAGAGGGAGACCTAGGACTAGATTGGCGGCGAAGGAATTGGAGCGCCAGGAGCCGTTGATCCCGATACCGATACCGGAACCGTTGATCCCGATACCGGAGCCGgcgaaagaagagaaaaagaaagttggTGTGGGGGTGAATATGGGTGACGAAAGCGGTGGGTTGAGTGGTAATAAGCCTGAGGAGGATGCCACCACTCCTCCTTTTCCTGATAGG GTTCAAGTGGGAGGATCGCCCATGTACAAGGTAGAGAGAAAATTGGGTAAAGGTGGATTTGGTCAGGTTTTTGTTGGCCGTCGGGAGCGTGCAACAGGTGCTGGAGCTGTGGAG GTGGCTCTGAAATTTGAACATAGGAACAGTAAGGGCTGTAACTATGGCCCTCCTTACGAGTGGCAAGTATACAA CACCCTTGGGGGTAGTTATGGAATACCAAAAGTACACTACAAAGGAAGACAAGGAGAATATTATGTGATG GTTATGGACATACTTGGTCCAAGTTTGTGGGATCTCTGGAATTCCTCAAGCCAAAT GATGTCTTCTGAAATGGTCTCATGTATAGCGGTTGAGTCCTTATCAATACTTGAAAAGATGCACTCAAAAGG TTATGTGCATGGAGATGTAAAACCGGAAAACTTTTTACTTGGTCAGCCAGCTACAGTGCAAGAGAAGAAACTGTTTCTTGTTGACCTTGGATTAG CAACAAAATGGAGAGACACCTCCAGTGGACAGCATGTTGACTATGATCAACGCCCTGATATGTTTAG AGGAACTGTTCGATATGCTAGTGTTCATGCTCATTTGGGGAGAACTGCTAGTAGAAGAGATGATCTTGAATCTCTTGCATACACACTAGTATTCCTTCATAAGGGCCGATTACCATGGCAAGGTTATCAG GGTGATAGCAAATCCTTCCTTGTTTGCAAAAAGAAGATGGGAACATCTCCCGAGACACTGTGCTGCTTGTGCCCTCCCCCTTTTAGACATTTTCTTGAGACTGTAGTGAATATGAAATTTGATGAAGAACCTAATTATTCCAAGCTAATATCTTTGTTTGACGGTGCGATTGGACCCAATCCAGCATTGCGGCCAATTAATACTGAAGGTGCCCAAAAG GTTGGGCAAAAGCGGGGTAGGTtgaatgttgaagatgatgattcacaGCCAAGAAAGAAGGTCCGTTTAGGGATTCCTGCTACACAATGGATTtcaatttacaatgcaagacttccaatgaaacaaag GTACCATTACAATGTGTCTGATGCAAGATTAGAACAGCATGTCGAGAGAGGGGTTGCAGATGGCCTTCTTATTAGTTGTGTGTCTTCTTGTTGCAATCTTTGGGCCCTTATTATGGATGCTGGAACTGGTTTTACAGCTCAAGTTTACAAGTTGTCAACCTTTTTCTTGCACAAG GAATGGATTATGGAGCAGTGGGATAAAAACTTTTACATCACTTCTATTGCAGGGAGCAACAATGGCAGCTCTCTTGTGGTGATGTCAAAAG GTACGCAGTATACTCAACAATCTTACAAAGTGAGTGAATCTTTCCCCTTCAAATGGATAAACAAGAAGTGGAGAGAAGGTTTTCATGTCACTTCAATGGCTACTGCTGGAAGTCGCTGGGGTGTTGTTATGTCTCGAAATGCTGGATTCAGTAAACAG GTGGTTGAACTTGATTTTCTCTATCCAAGTGAGGGCATCCATAAACGTTGGGATAAAGGTTATAGGATTACAGCAACCGCAGCTACATTGGATCAATCTGCTCTTATATTAAGTATTCCGAGGCGCAAACTCAGTGATGAAACTCAGGAAACTCTACGTACATCGCAATTTCCCGGCACACATGTTAAG GAAAAATGGTCAAAAAACCTTTACCTTGCCTGTTTGTGCTACGGACGCACAGTATGCTGA
- the LOC114403007 gene encoding leucine aminopeptidase yields MAAVDPHSFTDSRQARTRHVALSLYLDLPSSTIHASALFSLQTPHSGPFYLDTRSLTIHSVIHPKTQTPIPFSLSDPDPIKGSLLSFTLSDHSSFLISYSTSPSSSALQWLLPPQSSHPFVYTQCQSIHARSVFPCQDTAALRIQYSALLNVPSQLSAVMAARHVERRSPKHDDAVHVVLPDGESWCAQGRIVEEFVMEQSVPPYLFAFAVGELGNREVGPRTRVYAENAAAVLDSAAAEFAGTEDMIREGEKLFGPYEWERFDLLVLPPSFPYGGMENPRMVFLTPTVIKGDATGAQVVAHELAHSWTGNLITNKTNEHFWLNEGFTTYAERRIVEAVQGEQRAALNIGIGWRGLNEDVERFKDNLEFTKLKNNQEGIDPDNVYSQVPYEKGFQFLWRIERQVGRPAFDEFLKKYIDTFKFKSIDTETFLDFLKANIPGIENQIDLLLWTEGTGIPPDAYEPESTAYKTIVSLANEFTNGRMPREDEVAGWQGQEWELYLDNLPKSIEASQVIDLDSRYKLSESKDYEVKVSFLQRAISCGCKTYYNEVEKTLKGVGRMKYLRPLYTALVKGSGKEDGKVFAKRIFSEARECYHPIAQGVVEAIFAKHL; encoded by the exons ATGGCAGCAGTTGATCCTCACTCGTTCACGGACTCAAGGCAAGCAAGGACAAGGCACGTAGCCCTGAGTCTCTACCTGGACTTGCCCTCATCCACCATCCACGCCTCGGCACTCTTCAGTCTCCAAACCCCCCACAGCGGCCCCTTCTATCTGGACACCCGCTCCCTCACCATTCACTCCGTCATCCACCCCAAAACCCAGACCCCTatccccttctctctctctgacCCTGACCCCATCAAAGGCTCCCTCCTCTCCTTCACTCTCTCCGACCACTCCTCCTTCCTCATCTCTTACTCCACCTCCCCTTCCTCCTCCGCACTCCAATGGCTCCTCCCTCCCCAATCCTCCCACCCCTTCGTCTACACCCAGTGCCAATCCATTCATGCACGCTCCGTCTTCCCCTGCCAAGACACCGCCGCCCTCAGAATACAATACTCCGCCCTCCTCAACGTTCCTTCTCAGTTATCCGCCGTCATGGCTGCCCGCCACGTGGAGCGTCGCTCGCCCAAACACGACGACGCCGTTCATGTCGTTTTGCCGGACGGGGAATCGTGGTGTGCTCAAGGGAGGATTGTGGAGGAGTTCGTCATGGAACAGTCCGTGCCGCCTTACCTCTTCGCTTTTGCTGTTGGGGAGCTTGGGAATCGGGAGGTGGGTCCCAGGACAAGGGTCTACGCCGAGAACGCGGCCGCTGTGTTGGATTCCGCCGCGGCCGAGTTTGCCGGGACGGAGGATATGATAAGGGAAGGGGAGAAGCTGTTTGGGCCATACGAATGGGAGAGGTTTGATTTGCTTGTTTTGCCGCCGAGTTTTCCTTACGGGGGAATGGAGAATCCCAGGATGGTGTTCTTGACGCCCACTGTTATTAAGGGGGATGCCACCGGTGCACAGGTTGTGGCTCACGAGCTTGCTCACAGTTGGACTGGGAATTTGATCACTAACAAGACCAATGAACATTTCTGGTTGAATGAG GGATTCACTACTTATGCGGAGAGGAGGATTGTGGAGGCTGTCCAAGGAGAACAAAGAGCCGCGTTGAATATTGGAATCGGTTGGAGGGGTTTGAATGAGGACGTTGAGAGGTTCAAGGACAACTTGGAGTTTACAAAGCTCAAAAATAATCAGGAAGGAATTGACCCAGATAATGTCTATTCTCAGGTTCCCTATGAGAAAGGTTTTCAGTTCTTATGGCGCATTGAGCGACAG GTTGGGAGACCTGCATTTGATGAGTTTCTGAAGAAATATATTGATACCTTCAAGTTCAAATCCATTGATACCGAAACATTCCTTGACTTCCTTAAAGCCAACATCCCTGGCATAGAGAACCAGATTGACCTATTGCTGTGGACTGAAGGTACCGGCATTCCTCCTGATGCTTATGAACCTGAATCCACTGCTTATAAAACGATTGTATCACTGGCAAATGAGTTCACAAATGGGAGGATGCCAAGGGAGGATGAAGTTGCTGGTTGGCAAGGTCAGGAGTGGGAGCTCTACTTGGACAACTTGCCAAAATCCATTGAAGCTTCTCAG GTCATAGACTTGGATTCACGCTACAAGCTATCTGAGTCAAAAGATTACGAGGTAAAGGTGTCATTTCTCCAAAGGGCTATTTCATGTGGATGCAAAACTTACTATAATGAGGTAGAGAAAACCTTAAAAGGAGTTGGGAGGATGAAGTATCTTCGTCCACTTTATACTGCTCTTGTGAAAGGCAGTGGGAAGGAAGATGGTAAAGTATTTGCCAAAAGAATATTTTCAGAGGCTCGTGAGTGTTACCATCCAATTGCTCAGGGTGTTGTTGAGGCCATATTTGCCAAGCATCTCTAG
- the LOC114401400 gene encoding protein TONNEAU 1b-like — protein MDDYTREMMDLKTLVTRTLEKKGVLARIRAELRASVFEAIEEEDHVIEKEQALPPALLGSCNDRAKQLHASPPGRLLSAMICEYLDWAQLSHTLKVYLPECNLEKDFWKTELKEFSTKNGYDLNRNRDSPLLLDVLEGFLKLENLSQARASGRRFTTSEADPLPNSESRNPRRHSSSSVAGGLPPLGRAVPSSQASDRRGGSSMSAYRKDDYNWRYDRDELPEDIIQASSALENLQLDRKARNLTSSWRHAGDGINEDDGRDHV, from the exons ATGGACGACTACACGAGGGAAATGATGGACCTGAAGACACTGGTCACTCGCACTCTCGAGAAGAAAGGCGTCCTTGCCAGGATCCGT gCCGAACTCAGAGCGAGTGTGTTCGAGGCCATCGAAGAGGAAGATCATGTGATCGAGAAGGAACAAGCCCTACCTCCTGCATTGCTTGGTAGCTGCAACGATCGAGCTAAACAGCTTCACGCTTCTCCTCCAG GGAGACTTCTTTCGGCGATGATATGTGAATACCTTGACTGGGCGCAGCTCAGTCATACGCTAAAAGTTTATCTTCCGGAATGTAATTTG GAGAAAGATTTTTGGAAGACAGAGCTTAAGGAGTTTAGTACCAAAAATGGATATGATCTCAACAGAAACAGAGATAGTCCTCTACTCTTGGATGTGCTTGAAGGATTCTTGAAGCTCGAG AATTTATCCCAAGCAAGAGCAAGCGGTAGGAGATTTACCACCTCAGAAGCTGATCCTTTACCCAACTCCGAATCACGGAATCCCCGAAGGCATTCTTCCTCATCTGTTGCTGGTGGCTTACCTCCACTTGGAAG GGCCGTTCCTTCATCTCAGGCATCTG ATAGAAGAGGAGGATCCTCCATGTCTGCTTATAGGAAGGATGATTACAATTGGCGATATGACAGGGATGAACTTCCTGAGGACATAATTCAAGCTTCAAGTGCTTTGGAAAATCTTCAATTGGACAGAAAAGCTCGGAATCTAACATCTTCTTGGCG ACACGCTGGAGATGGTATCAATGAGGATGATGGCAGGGATCACGTGTAG